One window from the genome of Acuticoccus sp. I52.16.1 encodes:
- a CDS encoding ABC transporter ATP-binding protein, translated as MTAPLLDIRGLSIALPKGADRTYAVEDLNITVNPGEITCVVGESGSGKSLTARAAMGLLPPKVETTAGEIMFEGRDLLKLTPNERRLMRAEKLSMIFQEPMTALNPLMTVGKQIDEVLTVHTKFSGRERRQKILDLFAEVQLPNPPRIMAAYPHQLSGGQRQRAMIAMALILDPKILVADEPTTALDVTTQAQILRLIRELQERHGTGVMFITHDFGVVAEIADQIAVMQYGKLVEVGSAEQILNAPREDYTKALIGAVPSLTPRAARSGFGRRMLTVEGLNKIYRSGGGLFGKGSSFHAAKDVSFTLDRGETLGIVGESGSGKTTVARCLVRLLQPDTGKIDLDGVDIAAMDRRALKPHRNRVQMVFQDPYASLNPRRKVADILVEGPINLGKPARKAHERARELLDLVGLDPRVAERYPHEFSGGQRQRIGLARALALEPEVLVADEPVSALDVSVQAQVLKLMEEIRERLGLSMVFITHDLRVAAQVCDKIIVMQRGEVVEAGATAGVFAAPSHAYTRELFASIPGREWSTSTEGPAAATAPA; from the coding sequence ATGACCGCGCCGCTGCTCGATATCCGCGGCCTGTCGATCGCGCTGCCGAAAGGCGCCGACCGCACCTACGCCGTGGAAGACCTCAATATCACCGTCAATCCGGGCGAGATCACCTGCGTGGTGGGCGAGTCCGGGTCGGGTAAGTCGCTTACCGCGCGCGCCGCGATGGGCCTCCTGCCGCCGAAGGTGGAGACCACCGCCGGCGAGATCATGTTCGAGGGGCGCGACCTCCTGAAGCTGACGCCCAACGAGCGCCGGCTGATGCGGGCCGAAAAGCTCTCGATGATCTTCCAGGAGCCGATGACGGCCCTGAACCCGCTGATGACCGTGGGCAAGCAGATCGACGAGGTGCTGACGGTCCACACCAAGTTCAGCGGGCGGGAGCGACGGCAAAAGATCCTCGACCTCTTCGCCGAGGTGCAACTGCCGAACCCGCCGCGGATCATGGCCGCCTACCCGCACCAGCTCTCCGGCGGCCAGCGGCAGCGCGCGATGATCGCGATGGCGCTCATCCTCGACCCGAAGATCCTGGTCGCGGACGAGCCCACCACCGCGCTCGACGTCACCACCCAGGCACAGATCCTGCGCCTGATCCGCGAGCTGCAGGAGCGGCACGGCACCGGCGTCATGTTCATCACGCACGACTTCGGCGTGGTGGCGGAGATCGCCGACCAGATCGCCGTGATGCAGTACGGCAAGCTGGTGGAGGTCGGCTCGGCGGAGCAGATCCTCAACGCCCCGCGCGAGGACTACACCAAGGCCTTGATCGGCGCCGTGCCGAGCCTGACGCCGCGCGCCGCCCGGTCCGGCTTCGGCCGGCGGATGCTCACCGTCGAAGGGCTGAACAAGATCTACCGCTCCGGCGGTGGGCTGTTCGGCAAGGGCTCGTCCTTCCATGCCGCCAAGGACGTGAGCTTCACGCTCGACCGCGGCGAGACGCTCGGGATCGTCGGTGAATCGGGCTCCGGCAAGACCACCGTGGCGCGCTGCCTGGTGCGGCTCCTGCAACCCGATACCGGAAAAATCGACCTCGACGGGGTCGACATCGCGGCGATGGACCGGCGCGCGCTGAAACCGCACCGCAACCGCGTGCAGATGGTCTTCCAGGATCCCTACGCCTCGCTCAACCCGCGGCGGAAGGTGGCGGACATCCTGGTCGAGGGGCCGATCAACCTCGGCAAGCCCGCCCGCAAGGCGCACGAACGGGCGCGCGAGCTGCTCGACCTCGTCGGCCTCGACCCGCGCGTCGCGGAACGCTACCCGCACGAGTTCTCCGGCGGGCAGCGCCAGCGTATCGGCCTCGCCCGCGCGCTCGCGCTGGAGCCGGAGGTGCTGGTCGCCGACGAGCCGGTCTCCGCGCTCGACGTGTCGGTCCAGGCGCAGGTCCTGAAGCTCATGGAGGAGATCCGCGAGCGGCTCGGCCTGTCGATGGTCTTCATCACGCACGACCTGCGGGTCGCCGCCCAGGTGTGCGACAAGATCATCGTCATGCAGCGGGGCGAGGTGGTGGAGGCCGGCGCCACCGCCGGCGTCTTCGCCGCGCCGTCCCACGCCTACACGCGCGAGCTGTTCGCCTCGATCCCGGGTCGGGAGTGGTCGACCTCGACCGAGGGGCCGGCTGCGGCCACGGCGCCCGCGTGA
- a CDS encoding N,N-dimethylformamidase beta subunit family domain-containing protein — MLALTGYIDRLSARPGEEIAFKLSSTGTAPVDVRLVRVVSADPNPGGPGIIEHDLADVFTTSVPSRVQTHTVGSSGYAPLPPMPEGAITLTAVIWPTSPRKGEQGILAALAGQGLALTVGEDGCVNAVLRGDGDLGVSSGAPLSAHNWYRVWASWDPAAGTLTVGQHALIPPFGPEPPVVASVSGEVGAVVWPEVVTFAALAGAPASAHYNGKIEAPAILAGAYDAPPEDVAAIAAWDFSRQISSTTLEDTGPHGCHGTLVNLPARAMTGSNWVPEEMHWVVAPERYGAIHFHDTDLADCGWDTDFTFTVPQDLRSGVYAMRMRCGAEEDTIPFYVVPPRGTRTANLCVLVPTFTYVVYQNFARPDFGPAFRERAAALGGPTYFPGDHPEYAHSTYNLHSDGAGVCHSSHLRPFLTMRPGHLSYLDYRGSGLRHYSADSHLFYFLESEGIAYDVVTDHELDAEGHDVIAGYECVTTTSHPEYHTEATLDALLAYRNEGGRFCYLGGNGFYWRVARHPEVPEAIEIRRGEGGIRAWAAEPGEYYNAFDGAYGGLWRRSGRPPQALAGVGFSSQGPLDGAPYRILPAARDPRAAWIFEGVDQELIGDAGLSGGGAAGFELDRADVRLGTPEHTLILARSEGHSEKFIVVHEEMLTHLTTVPQEPAPALVRAEIVFFETPKGGAVFSTGSITFCGSLPDKGGEPGTARMLANVFRRFSDPAPFQMP; from the coding sequence AATCCGGGCGGACCCGGCATCATCGAACACGACCTGGCGGACGTCTTCACCACGTCCGTCCCCTCGCGGGTGCAGACGCATACGGTCGGCTCCTCGGGCTACGCGCCGCTCCCGCCGATGCCAGAGGGCGCGATCACCCTCACCGCGGTCATCTGGCCGACGTCGCCGCGCAAGGGCGAGCAGGGGATCCTCGCCGCCCTCGCGGGCCAGGGTCTCGCGCTGACGGTGGGCGAGGACGGCTGCGTCAACGCCGTGCTGCGCGGCGACGGCGACCTCGGAGTCTCCTCCGGCGCGCCGCTGTCGGCCCACAACTGGTACCGCGTGTGGGCGAGCTGGGATCCCGCGGCGGGCACGCTCACCGTCGGCCAGCATGCGCTGATCCCGCCGTTCGGGCCCGAGCCGCCGGTCGTCGCCTCGGTGTCGGGCGAGGTGGGCGCCGTCGTCTGGCCCGAGGTGGTCACCTTCGCCGCGCTCGCCGGCGCCCCCGCTAGCGCGCACTACAACGGCAAGATCGAGGCGCCCGCCATCCTCGCCGGGGCCTACGACGCACCGCCCGAGGACGTGGCCGCGATCGCCGCGTGGGACTTCTCGCGGCAGATCTCGTCCACCACGCTGGAGGATACCGGGCCGCACGGATGCCACGGCACGCTGGTGAACTTGCCGGCGCGGGCGATGACGGGCTCCAATTGGGTGCCGGAGGAAATGCACTGGGTCGTCGCGCCGGAGCGCTACGGGGCGATCCACTTCCACGACACCGACCTCGCCGACTGCGGCTGGGACACCGACTTCACCTTCACGGTGCCGCAGGACCTGCGCAGCGGCGTCTACGCGATGCGGATGCGGTGCGGCGCGGAGGAGGACACCATCCCCTTCTACGTCGTCCCGCCGCGGGGGACGCGCACGGCCAACCTGTGCGTGCTGGTGCCGACCTTCACCTATGTCGTCTACCAGAACTTCGCGCGGCCGGACTTCGGGCCGGCCTTCCGCGAGCGCGCCGCCGCGCTCGGTGGGCCGACCTACTTTCCCGGCGATCACCCCGAGTACGCCCACTCCACCTACAACCTGCATTCCGACGGGGCGGGGGTGTGCCACTCCAGCCACCTGCGCCCGTTCCTGACGATGCGGCCCGGCCACCTCTCCTATCTCGACTATCGCGGCTCGGGCCTGCGCCACTATTCGGCCGACAGCCACCTGTTCTATTTCCTGGAGAGCGAGGGGATCGCCTACGACGTCGTCACCGACCATGAGCTGGACGCCGAGGGCCACGACGTCATCGCCGGCTACGAGTGCGTGACGACGACGAGCCACCCCGAGTACCACACCGAGGCGACGCTCGACGCGCTGCTGGCGTACCGCAACGAGGGCGGCCGGTTCTGCTATCTCGGCGGCAACGGCTTCTACTGGCGTGTGGCGCGGCACCCGGAGGTGCCGGAGGCGATCGAGATCCGCCGCGGCGAGGGCGGCATCCGCGCCTGGGCTGCGGAGCCGGGCGAATATTACAACGCGTTCGATGGGGCGTATGGCGGTCTCTGGCGCCGCTCGGGCCGTCCGCCGCAGGCACTGGCCGGCGTCGGCTTCTCGTCTCAGGGCCCGCTGGACGGCGCACCTTACCGGATCCTCCCGGCTGCGCGGGACCCGCGCGCGGCATGGATCTTCGAGGGTGTCGACCAGGAGCTGATCGGCGATGCCGGCCTCTCCGGCGGCGGCGCGGCGGGCTTCGAGCTGGACCGGGCGGACGTGCGCCTCGGCACCCCGGAGCACACGCTGATCCTGGCCCGCTCCGAGGGCCACTCGGAAAAGTTCATCGTCGTCCACGAGGAGATGCTCACCCACCTCACGACGGTGCCGCAGGAGCCGGCGCCGGCGCTGGTCCGGGCCGAGATCGTCTTCTTCGAGACACCGAAGGGCGGGGCGGTGTTCTCGACCGGGTCGATCACCTTCTGCGGCAGCCTGCCGGACAAGGGCGGTGAGCCGGGCACGGCGCGGATGCTCGCCAACGTCTTCCGCCGCTTCAGCGACCCAGCCCCGTTCCAGATGCCGTGA
- a CDS encoding amidase — protein MNETLGASLEAILAAVATRTVSAADLAETHLAALERISGPLNAVARLEPEAARAGAQALDRRLAAGEPVGPLAGAPLAHKDLYDRAGRLSEAGSRILAGRVAETTAHAVTRLDAADALDLGRLNTVEFALGTEGRNIHTGPPRNPWNTAHSTGGSSSGSGAAVASGAIPAAMGSDTGGSIRLPAAACGLVGLKPTAGRVGRSGIFPLSGSLDTAGPLCRTVRDTALMLCALAGPDPADPQSVDAPFGDPLAGIEDGYEGLRFGVARSYFFDPVTTTVGARLEAAIAAMASEGAAIRDVALPGIEVANRLTLTMIAVEASAQHREWLATRAADYGAETLTRLVGGAFVPAQAYLAAVMHRRTLLAAALAGPFAEVDIVATPAWPMEVPQIVPYNTPGFAGKVSDSGHCSRPFNFLGLPALVLPVGLDGNGVPVAIQLVARPFAERKLLRAARALERTLRFHESHRPTVTA, from the coding sequence GTGAACGAGACACTCGGCGCCTCGCTGGAGGCGATCCTGGCCGCGGTGGCCACCCGAACGGTCAGCGCGGCGGACCTCGCCGAGACCCACCTCGCGGCGCTGGAGCGCATCTCCGGTCCGCTCAACGCCGTCGCCCGGCTGGAGCCAGAGGCCGCGCGCGCCGGAGCGCAGGCGCTGGACCGGCGCCTTGCCGCCGGCGAGCCGGTCGGCCCACTGGCCGGCGCGCCACTCGCCCACAAGGACCTCTACGACCGCGCCGGCCGGCTGTCCGAGGCCGGGTCGCGGATCCTTGCCGGCCGCGTCGCCGAGACGACCGCTCACGCGGTGACCCGCCTCGACGCCGCCGACGCGCTCGACCTCGGCCGCCTCAACACCGTCGAGTTCGCGCTCGGCACCGAGGGGCGCAACATCCACACCGGCCCGCCCCGCAACCCGTGGAACACGGCGCATTCGACCGGCGGCTCGTCCAGCGGGTCGGGCGCGGCGGTGGCGTCGGGGGCGATCCCCGCCGCGATGGGCTCCGATACCGGCGGCTCCATCCGCCTGCCGGCGGCAGCCTGCGGGCTCGTCGGCCTCAAGCCGACCGCCGGGCGCGTCGGCCGCTCCGGCATCTTCCCGCTCTCCGGCAGCCTCGACACCGCCGGTCCGCTCTGCCGCACCGTGCGCGATACCGCGCTGATGCTCTGCGCGCTCGCCGGCCCCGACCCCGCCGACCCGCAGTCCGTGGACGCGCCGTTCGGCGATCCGCTGGCCGGCATCGAGGACGGCTACGAGGGCCTGCGCTTCGGCGTCGCCCGGAGCTACTTCTTCGATCCCGTCACGACCACGGTCGGCGCCCGCCTCGAGGCGGCGATCGCGGCGATGGCGTCCGAAGGCGCCGCCATTCGCGACGTCGCCCTGCCGGGGATCGAGGTCGCCAACCGGCTGACCCTGACGATGATCGCGGTGGAGGCTTCGGCGCAGCACCGTGAGTGGCTGGCGACCCGCGCGGCCGACTATGGCGCCGAGACGCTGACCCGCCTCGTCGGCGGTGCCTTCGTGCCGGCCCAGGCCTACCTCGCGGCGGTGATGCATCGCCGCACGCTCCTCGCGGCGGCGCTCGCCGGACCGTTCGCCGAGGTCGACATCGTCGCCACCCCGGCCTGGCCGATGGAGGTGCCGCAGATCGTGCCGTACAACACGCCGGGCTTCGCGGGAAAAGTGTCGGACAGCGGGCACTGCTCGCGGCCCTTCAACTTCCTCGGCCTTCCCGCGCTCGTGCTGCCCGTCGGTCTGGACGGGAACGGCGTCCCGGTGGCCATCCAGCTCGTGGCCCGGCCCTTCGCCGAGCGCAAGCTGCTGCGTGCGGCGCGCGCGCTGGAGCGGACGCTCCGCTTTCACGAGAGCCATCGGCCGACCGTTACGGCGTAG
- a CDS encoding ABC transporter permease, with the protein MTDAATATLTAPPQRFAFWRRFARNKSAVVGLVFLILVLLMAALAPILYPADPFSLAGRPMLPPLSEGFPLGTDTLGRDIAAAIAHGARTSLMIGVIATLVAVALGTLMGGLAGYYGGWIDDILMRITEVFQTIPSFIFAILLVAILTPSIENVVIAIAVVSWPPLARLVRGEFISLRNREFVQANVLMGMPDWKIIVVQILPNAISPIIVAGSLLVATAILIESALAFLGLGDPNVMSWGFEVGAGRTVLRRAWWICTFPGIAILLTVLAINLVGEGLNDALNPRLRERSS; encoded by the coding sequence GTGACGGACGCGGCAACCGCAACCCTCACCGCGCCCCCGCAACGCTTCGCGTTCTGGCGGCGCTTCGCCCGGAACAAGTCGGCCGTCGTCGGCCTCGTGTTCCTGATCCTCGTCCTGCTGATGGCGGCGCTGGCGCCGATTCTCTACCCTGCGGACCCGTTCTCGCTGGCCGGCCGGCCGATGCTGCCGCCGCTGTCCGAGGGCTTCCCGCTCGGCACCGACACGCTCGGCCGCGACATCGCCGCCGCCATCGCCCACGGTGCGCGCACGTCGCTGATGATCGGCGTCATCGCGACGCTGGTGGCGGTCGCGCTCGGCACCCTGATGGGGGGCCTCGCCGGCTACTACGGCGGCTGGATCGACGATATCCTGATGCGCATCACGGAGGTCTTTCAGACCATCCCGTCGTTCATCTTCGCGATCCTGCTCGTCGCGATCCTGACCCCGTCGATCGAGAACGTGGTGATCGCCATCGCGGTGGTCTCCTGGCCGCCGTTGGCCCGCCTGGTGCGGGGCGAGTTCATCTCGCTGCGCAACCGCGAGTTCGTGCAGGCCAACGTGCTGATGGGCATGCCCGACTGGAAGATCATCGTCGTGCAGATCCTGCCCAACGCGATCTCGCCGATCATCGTCGCCGGCTCGCTCCTGGTCGCCACCGCGATCCTGATCGAGAGCGCGCTCGCCTTCCTCGGCCTCGGCGATCCCAACGTGATGAGCTGGGGCTTCGAGGTCGGCGCCGGCCGTACCGTGCTGCGCCGCGCGTGGTGGATCTGCACCTTCCCCGGCATCGCCATCCTGTTGACGGTTCTCGCCATCAACCTCGTCGGCGAGGGTCTCAACGATGCCCTGAACCCGCGGCTGAGGGAGCGTTCGTCATGA